CCAAAAAGAGTAATGAAACAAGGCTGTCCTGCTATTATGTTTAAGAGAGAGGACTACATGATTAAAATGGCAGAATCATGTAAGTACACCCTCATAGGCAAGTTCTATAGCCCAATGCCCAAGATGGAGGTCATTCGAAAGAAATTCATTGCCCAAACAGAACTCCGAGGCAAGGTCAAGATTACGCATTTTAActctagacatatatatattgacctgGATAACGAACACGATAGAGCTACTGTCTTAGATAGCAAGCGCATGTACATTGAAGgtgtctttatgagatttcaagtttggacTCCTACCTTTGATCCAAACTATGAAACCCCCATTCTCCCTGTATGGGTCATACTCCCGGAGCTCCCATGGCATTGTTTCCACAAAGAATTTGTTACGATTTTGCTGGAGGACGTGGGACAAGTATTGCACTTAGACATGGCCTTCATGCAAAAGACGAGGGGTAGCGTAGCGAAAGTaaaagtccaaatggacatcaccaagcctagaatccaaagtgtgTGGATTGGctttgatgaaaatgatgacccaaatgGGGAAGGTAGATGGCAGGATATCGAATATGAAGATATACCACTTTATTGTACTTATTGTAAACACCAGGGTCATACTCCTCTAGCCTGCCCAGTCAGCAGAAGAGATGCAGAACGCAATAAGGCCAAAAACAAGGAAGaagagccaaagaaagatgagtcgacaaaaaacacaggtatgatctcttCTCCAACTGTTTTAACTAATGTTGTAAGTGTCAGACAACAGGTACCGATACAAGAAACAACCACCACAACTCAAGGAGGAAGAAACAAAATACAGGAACACTCAAATAATCAGAACAGGAATCAAGTCCCAAACAACCAATGGCAaacccaaaagagaagaaaattcaaAGGGAAGACCCAAACCGTACAAAACACCCAAAAGATACAAGGTAACACTCAACAGGTATATAAACCCACTCAACTCAGAACTACAGGTATTGATGGTAATACTGTCACTACGACCAGCGCAATTCAAACCGTACAAAGCGAGCATCGATCAGGTAcaatgctcccaatcccccatggctccccctgTAGTCTTAATGTATTGAATGTTTTAACTGTTTCTGCTGAAGTAGTTaatggaggtgaggatggtggGTTTCAGGAGAAGCCAACTAACTTGCAGGAAGGGGTACCCAGAGGGGGGGttatgtctcatgttttgcatgagaacagtatggttgaccctaggagtgactcTAGAACTCCTGCTACcacttcatatattttttccGCTGCTAAAATAAACGAAAAGAATGTGCAAAATAGGGCAACAGAGTTGCATGAACTGGGACCTGCAGTTTCTCCCATTTTCAATCTAGAAATGGGCAACATTACAACTCCTACTCAGCCTACAAATCTGCAAATCTTGGAAGAAGTTGCACCTGTTAACTCAAAGGAATCCTTGGAGGAAAGAGCAGATATTAGCTTGAAGgacaatgcaatgcatgttgaCAGAAGGGATGTTGATATGCAGCAGCAACAGGGGAGCTGTCAGGTCCCAACTCAAATGCACATGCTGCATTTTCAGGGAGAAGACTCAACCCCTGCAAttcataacataaatttacCTACAATTAATCAGCCTAATGACCACACAAATAGGAATATTGACACTACCAGTCATAATACTCAGCTGGGATCTATGGCCAAGGATTTAGGGTCTGTAGCAAGCACTAGTGTCACAGGGtctaatgaaaaaaagaataaactgAGCAAAAGGAGAAGGGatgcattaaaaaaaagagtagaaGAAAGGAATTTGTCTCACGAGGAACAAATTCCTCTGGTAGTAGACAATGTGAAAGAACAACATCGTAACCTTGGATGCCAACAATTTGTGCTGGAGGATGACCAAGGGGGGATGGATATTACACCCTTGCAAACTCAGTACAACCACACACCTCCTCAACATCCTGCAAGCAGAACTGCAGAACAACACACACAATCTCTCCCCAAATGCACCctcaatactaatactaatactaatatagAAGTCCCTCCTGACCTGGATGAATATGCAGTTATTGAGTCTGAAGATGAGGGTGACTATGAGGACCAACCCTTGAAGGATCTAGATGAGGAGGATGCTGCCAGTGAACACTTAAACAGACCCTTAGGTACATCTTACACAAATGAGTATGATGATGAGATTCAACGAATAGCTAACTCCCAAGGTTTGTCCCCTAGAGGAATTCATAGAACCAGTCACAGTAATAAACCCATCAGTCCAACTATTTCTGCTCGCACAAGCAGACCTCACACTAGGCTGTTCACTTCCAAAAACTCTCAATGATTAGTACACTATGctggaatgtgaggggtattaatacccaaggagccatggaaaGACTTAAATCTCTTAAGAGTATCCATCAAATTCCCATTATTGCCATCCTAGAGCCTTTTTCTGATAGCATTCAGATTCAGTACTtcagaaatcaactcaacatggaCCATGCTATTAGtaatccaaatggtaagatttggcttTTTTGGAACAAGGATGTAGACTGCAGGATATTGGAAAATGAGGAGCAGTTGATTACTTGTGAATTTAATCATGTAATGAATCCAAATCAGTTCATagttacctttgtatatgcaaaatgcaaagatcatctcagaagacctcTGTGGGATAGCATGCTACAACAGTCAGCCACCTCCCTTCCATGGTGCACATTaggtgatttcaatgttatcACAGACCCTCAAGAAAAGTTGGGAGGTGTCActtataatatgaaaaagagcctTGAGTTCATCAGCATCATAGAAGCCTGTGGACTACAAGATCTTGGGTTTTGTGGTCAGAGATACACTTGGTCTAATCTAAGGGGTATAATGTTCAGAATCTGGAAGAGACTTGACAGAGGAATGGTCAACGATAAGTGGCTAGAGATGATGCCTCAGACTACCATTACTCATCTACCCTCTGTGGGTTCAGATCACTGCCCCTTACTGCTGGAGATGACTGATCAAAACCAACAACAcaccaaatatttcaaattccttaACTGCTGGACAGAACAACCATCTTTCTTGGATACTGTTAGTAATTGCTGGAACAGGACCATGgagggtaatccaatgtggtgtttccatcagaaaatgaagaggtTGGCAGCCACTCTTAGTACTTGGTCCAGATTGCAATTTGGTGATATATATGccaaagttaaagaatatgaagacaAGACTAGACATGCAGAGGAAGAGCTAATCTCTAGTAATTCTGAAGAGAACAGAACAAAGCTCCATGCCATCAATGCAGAGTATATAAAATACCTGAAACTGGAGGAATCCATGCTAAAGCAAAAAACTCAgttgcattggttcaaagagGGTGATGTGAATTCCAAGTATTTTCATGCCTTGATAAGAGGAAGGAGGAGGAAATTATACATCCATAAGATCCAGAATGAGGATGATAATTGGGTACAAGGTGAAGAAAACATAGCCAAAGCTGCATGTGAACACTTCCAAGCCATTTTCACTGGTGAGGAGACACAAATTCAGGAGCATACCCTCCAATGTATTCCCAGGATGGTCACTGATGAGCATAACAGAAACCTGAAAGCTATCCCTACAATGGAGGAGTTGAGAACTGTAGTGTTTTTAATGAATCCCAATTCAGCTGCTGGacctgatggaatgaatggcaagttcttccaagcatgttggaacatcataaaagaggacCTCCTTAAAGTGATTCTATCTTTCTTCTGTGGACAAGCTATGCCTAAATACTTTACTCACTCTTGTTTGGTGCTGCTCCCAAAAGTACACCATCCTAACAAGCTCTCTGAGTATAGACCaattagccttagcaacttcacaaaCAAAATCATCTCCAAACTCATTTCCCTTAGACTGGCACCTATCCTACCCAACCTCATTTCCCTtaaccaatctggatttgtcAAAGGCAGGAAcatttctgaaaatattatgCTAGCCCAAGAGATTATACACCAGATCAAGAagccaaatgtaggaggcaaTGTAGttatcaaacttgacatggctaaagcctatgatagggtatcttgggcctatacttgtctagttttgaggaaaatgggatttgaagaaggtttcattgatatggtatggagaattatggctgataattggtattccatcattattaatggttcaaggcatggattctttcattccaCAAGAGGCCTTAAGCAAGGGGATCCATTATCACCAGCTTTGTTTatcataggtgctgaagtcctcTCCAGGCTCATGAACAACCTTCATCAACACCCCCAATATCATGGTTTCCTGATGGCTAAAAAGGGCCCTCAAATTAATCATCtcagttttgcagatgacatcATCATATTCTCATCTGGAAGATCTCATACCTTGAAGCTTATCATGGAAACACTACATACCTATGAGCATGCTTCAGGCCAATTGATCAACAGAGACAAGAGTAACTTCATGGTACCCTCAAATGCCTTCAACTCTACTGTTAGAAGAATCAAGAAAGTTACAGGCTTCAAGCAAAAGAACAGCCCTATCACATATCTGGGGTGTCCTCTTTACATTGGTAGACAGAGGATCATCTATTATTCTGAGCTTATAGCTAAAGTTGTGGCTAGGATAGCTGGATGGCAGGCAAAATTAATTAGTTATGGAGGAAGAGTTACTTTGATTAAGCATGTCATCCAAGCACTTCCTATTCACTTGTTATCTGCTAGTTCCCCTCCTGCAACCactatcaagcaaattcaaaGCATCACAGCCAATttcttctgggggtggaagaatGAAAGGAGGAAATATCATTGGTCTTCTTGGAAGAATCTGAGTTATCCCTATGAAGAGGGTGGTATTGGAGTGAGACTAATATCAGATGTTGCCAAGTCTttccaatacaaacaatggtggatatTCAGAACTAAGAATTCCTTATGGAGTGAGTTCCTCAAAGCTAAGTACTGTCAGAGGTCAAATCCTATAACCAAAAAATGGCACACAGGACAGTCTCTGatatggaagcacctcatgaagaACAAGCACAATGTTGAGCCTCATATCCAATGGCAGATACAGTCTGGTtcttgcctcttttggtgggataattggttGGGAGTTGGCCCCTTAGCTAATTTCAGGTCAGCCAGTAGTAGACAGAACAATACTAAGGTGtcttctttcatgattaatgGTCAATGGAATGCAGAACTGGTCTCTCAGAAAGCACCTCCTCAGTTTGTACCTAGCATCCTGGCAAGTAACATCAACTATCAGCCCCACAAACTTGATCAGGCCTCTTGGAAGCCTAATAGCAGTGGGGAAtttagttgttcttctgcctgggaaCTTATCAGGGACAAAAGGAGTAAGACAAGAATTAACTCTCAAACATGGCACAAACACATTCCTTTTAAGTGTTCCTTCCTACTCTGGAGAGCACTTAGAGGGAAACTACCTACTAATGAAAAACTTATCAGCTTTGGAGAAGCCCCAGCCCAATGTTACTGTTGCCATAGAGCTGGTTTGGATACCATtgaccatatatttgtttctGGAAACTTTGCCAGGAAGGTTTGGAGTGTATTTTCTGATTCTTTGGGTATTAGTAAAGAATACACACCCCTTAGAAACCTGATGATGAGGTGGTGGTCCAGTAATTACAGTAATGAGGTCCATAAACTTATCCTACAAGCAACTCCAATCTTCATatgttggaacctatggaaaaatagatgtgcCATCAAATATGGAGGGAAGCAGTCCAATATTACAAGAGTGATCTACTCAGTCTTCAAGGATAACTTCAACCTTCTAAGCACTACCTACTCCTATATCAGCTGGCCAAATAGatggaaggaactggtccttctTGTGGAAAAATGTACTAATGAAGTTAATGTTAGTACTGTCTACTGGAGGAAACCTTCAGCTCACATggtgaagctgaacactgatggtAGTGCACTTCACAACCCTGGAAAAATAGGAGGGGGAGGATTGCTAAGGAACAATCAAGGAGATCTTCTCTTTGCTTTCTCAACCCCTTTTGGAGAAGGTACAAACAACCAATCTGAAATATTGGCAGCCAtttttggtttgacttggtgtcTCCAATTAGGATATACTAAAGTGATCCTTGAAGTGGACTCTGAGCTAGTAATCAGATGGATAAAACACCTAGCTCAACCACCATGGACTGTCAGAACACAACTCCAACAACTGCAGGACATCAGTCATCAATTCCAGGTTTTCAAATGCAACCACACTTACAGAGAAGCCAATTTTACAGCTGATGTTTTGTCCAAACATAGCCACAAATGCACTACTCCACAGATATATCTC
This Solanum dulcamara chromosome 8, daSolDulc1.2, whole genome shotgun sequence DNA region includes the following protein-coding sequences:
- the LOC129899836 gene encoding uncharacterized protein LOC129899836, which translates into the protein MERLKSLKSIHQIPIIAILEPFSDSIQIQYFRNQLNMDHAISNPNGKIWLFWNKDVDCRILENEEQLITCEFNHVMNPNQFIVTFVYAKCKDHLRRPLWDSMLQQSATSLPWCTLGDFNVITDPQEKLGGVTYNMKKSLEFISIIEACGLQDLGFCGQRYTWSNLRGIMFRIWKRLDRGMVNDKWLEMMPQTTITHLPSVGSDHCPLLLEMTDQNQQHTKYFKFLNCWTEQPSFLDTVSNCWNRTMEGNPMWCFHQKMKRLAATLSTWSRLQFGDIYAKVKEYEDKTRHAEEELISSNSEENRTKLHAINAEYIKYLKLEESMLKQKTQLHWFKEGDVNSKYFHALIRGRRRKLYIHKIQNEDDNWVQGEENIAKAACEHFQAIFTGEETQIQEHTLQCIPRMVTDEHNRNLKAIPTMEELRTVVFLMNPNSAAGPDGMNGKHGFFHSTRGLKQGDPLSPALFIIGAEVLSRLMNNLHQHPQYHGFLMAKKGPQINHLSFADDIIIFSSGRSHTLKLIMETLHTYEHASGQLINRDKSNFMVPSNAFNSTVRRIKKVTGFKQKNSPITYLGCPLYIGRQRIIYYSELIAKVVARIAGWQAKLISYGGRVTLIKHVIQALPIHLLSASSPPATTIKQIQSITANFFWGWKNERRKYHWSSWKNLSYPYEEGGIGVRLISDVAKSFQYKQWWIFRTKNSLWSEFLKAKYCQRSNPITKKWHTGQSLIWKHLMKNKHNVEPHIQWQIQSGSCLFWWDNWLGVGPLANFRSASSRQNNTKVSSFMINGQWNAELVSQKAPPQFVPSILASNINYQPHKLDQASWKPNSSGEFSCSSAWELIRDKRSKTRINSQTWHKHIPFKCSFLLWRALRGKLPTNEKLISFGEAPAQCYCCHRAGLDTIDHIFVSGNFARKVWSVFSDSLGISKEYTPLRNLMMRWWSSNYSNEVHKLILQATPIFICWNLWKNRCAIKYGGKQSNITRVIYSVFKDNFNLLSTTYSYISWPNRWKELVLLVEKCTNEVNVSTVYWRKPSAHMVKLNTDGSALHNPGKIGGGGLLRNNQGDLLFAFSTPFGEGTNNQSEILAAIFGLTWCLQLGYTKVILEVDSELVIRWIKHLAQPPWTVRTQLQQLQDISHQFQVFKCNHTYREANFTADVLSKHSHKCTTPQIYLNKQELPKEARAYFELDKLEMANFRRRRLKRIKKPP